From a region of the Butyrivibrio sp. AE3004 genome:
- a CDS encoding LTA synthase family protein, which translates to MKKRNIIKNIIATIIVGVAFLLFFTAWWFFHTWNTMTVNELVFNVKMSLSGASHAMIKLFVMKAFLPACIASALIFAFLIFVKKEDLGGKRNLIVAITGAAAFFAAVIYTWIQLDMTSYIDQQIHASTFIKDNYVDPGSVKIEFPEKKRNLIYIYLESMEVTDADKTHGGGFEESRIPELTNLALENEFFGDGTGKLNGGFSMPGTDWTMGAIFAQSTGLPLQISIEANSMSEQETFFPTVKGLGDILKDEGYHQEYLCGSNATFGGRELFFKVHGDFDIIDYPYAKEQQWIPQDYGVWWGFEDEKLFEYAKNRLTALSKNDEPFNMTLLTVDTHFEDGYVCRLCEDKFSDQYSNVFACSSRQTADFVKWVQEQDFYDNTTIVLVGDHPTMDADYCDEVPSDYVRTVYTCFINADASVKNKVKRSYTTLDMFPTTIASLGAEIEGNRLALGANLFSEEETLLEKYGMEYEKSELDRKSHFMNELAGISEESIASQNYSDPTCDVDISYDDNGNVNITVSNIENNIEQIENVELEVEPEGDYDRLISMEMTKNTDGSYVSILPAETIDESDTDFRIYMNGSLGSRISLFSQHGDMNLKQTDIGEYLKALKSYAESSDYTVFITTRKSGAMRLTGDDITLLHDLGIEDDINKGEDITITAAINSDTKDVIVSKKNAEIEGKVSDNLSYHLKGSWDSFDDRDFLMEINGNNIMMERKGLHFAVVKNSNGRVVDYVNFDLLDKECRRY; encoded by the coding sequence GTGAAAAAGAGAAATATAATAAAAAACATAATTGCTACCATTATTGTAGGAGTGGCTTTTCTGCTTTTCTTTACGGCATGGTGGTTCTTCCATACATGGAATACCATGACAGTTAACGAACTTGTATTTAATGTAAAAATGTCGCTATCCGGAGCTTCACATGCAATGATCAAACTTTTTGTTATGAAAGCATTTCTACCTGCATGTATTGCATCAGCGCTCATTTTTGCATTCCTTATCTTTGTTAAGAAAGAGGATTTAGGAGGAAAAAGAAATCTTATAGTGGCAATTACAGGAGCTGCAGCCTTTTTTGCAGCTGTTATATATACCTGGATTCAGCTGGATATGACGTCATATATTGATCAGCAGATACATGCTTCAACTTTTATTAAAGATAACTATGTAGATCCCGGCAGCGTAAAAATCGAATTTCCAGAAAAGAAGAGAAATCTGATCTATATTTATCTTGAATCTATGGAAGTTACAGATGCTGACAAAACGCATGGTGGCGGATTTGAAGAGAGCAGAATACCGGAGCTTACCAATTTGGCTCTTGAAAACGAATTTTTTGGAGACGGCACCGGCAAATTAAATGGCGGATTTTCAATGCCGGGAACCGATTGGACCATGGGCGCGATTTTTGCACAGTCCACGGGTCTTCCGCTTCAAATCAGTATAGAAGCAAACAGTATGTCTGAACAGGAAACATTTTTTCCTACTGTAAAAGGACTTGGAGATATTCTTAAGGATGAAGGTTATCATCAGGAATACCTTTGCGGATCCAATGCTACATTTGGAGGTCGTGAACTTTTCTTTAAGGTACATGGAGACTTTGACATAATTGATTATCCTTATGCCAAGGAGCAACAATGGATTCCACAGGACTATGGTGTCTGGTGGGGCTTTGAAGATGAAAAGCTTTTTGAATATGCAAAGAACAGACTTACTGCGCTATCAAAGAACGATGAACCGTTCAATATGACGCTTCTTACCGTTGATACACATTTTGAGGATGGTTATGTATGCAGACTCTGTGAAGATAAATTTTCTGATCAGTATTCAAATGTGTTTGCGTGCTCAAGCCGTCAGACTGCTGATTTTGTAAAATGGGTACAGGAACAGGACTTTTATGACAATACGACGATAGTTCTTGTGGGAGATCATCCCACTATGGATGCCGATTATTGCGATGAGGTACCAAGTGATTATGTAAGAACTGTATATACGTGCTTCATAAATGCGGATGCTTCCGTAAAAAACAAAGTTAAGAGAAGTTATACAACTCTTGATATGTTTCCGACTACAATTGCTTCACTTGGTGCTGAGATTGAAGGAAACAGACTGGCACTTGGAGCGAATTTGTTTTCAGAGGAAGAAACTCTTCTTGAAAAATATGGGATGGAATACGAAAAAAGTGAACTCGACAGAAAGTCTCACTTTATGAATGAGCTTGCCGGAATTAGTGAAGAATCAATTGCAAGCCAGAATTACAGTGATCCTACCTGTGATGTGGACATATCATATGACGATAACGGTAATGTGAATATAACGGTCAGCAATATTGAAAATAATATTGAACAGATTGAAAATGTTGAATTGGAAGTTGAGCCTGAAGGCGATTATGACAGACTTATCAGTATGGAAATGACAAAAAATACTGATGGAAGTTATGTGAGCATTTTACCTGCAGAAACTATAGATGAGAGTGATACGGACTTTAGAATATATATGAACGGTTCGCTCGGTTCACGAATATCTTTATTTTCACAGCACGGGGATATGAATCTTAAGCAGACCGATATAGGCGAGTATTTAAAAGCCTTGAAGAGCTATGCTGAATCAAGTGATTATACTGTTTTCATAACGACAAGAAAGAGCGGAGCCATGAGACTTACAGGTGACGATATAACACTCCTGCATGATCTCGGAATAGAGGATGATATCAATAAGGGTGAGGATATAACCATTACTGCAGCTATTAATTCCGATACTAAGGATGTTATTGTGTCTAAGAAAAATGCTGAAATTGAAGGTAAAGTATCCGATAATCTCTCTTATCATCTAAAAGGAAGCTGGGATAGCTTTGATGACAGGGACTTTCTTATGGAAATTAACGGAAACAACATTATGATGGAACGAAAAGGTCTTCATTTTGCTGTCGTTAAAAATTCAAACGGAAGAGTTGTGGATTATGTGAATTTCGATCTGCTTGATAAGGAATGCAGAAGATACTGA
- a CDS encoding Rqc2 family fibronectin-binding protein, with protein sequence MAFDGITVANIVRDLKSELLGGRIYKIAQTEKDELLITVRRAVENGGGQRRLFMSSDASLPLVYMTDENKQSPMTAPNFCMLLRKHIQNGKIIAVEQPGLERIIRIDVEHLDEMGDLRHKTLLIELMGKYSNIIFVDEDNKIIDSIKHIPSSVSSVREVLPGRDYFVPKTQDKLDPLLTTKDDFMSIIPSKGQAIFKALYGTFTGLSPVISHEICYRAGVDSDKSAIALENSELNDLWTSFDQMMNIVKEKKFTPELIYINGKPKEYAAVSLSMYHGGDSEYKEYDEISSLLLDFYAEKNTVTRIRQKSSDLRKLVATALERNIRTLDLQNNQLKDTEKKDKYRIYGELLTVYGYSAEPEAKSITVNDYNSGNDVTIPLDPTLSISQNAKKYFDRYTKLKRTAEALETQMKEVSQTVSHLESIAASLDIARQEDDLTDIRRELIEGGYIKGSAAERLNGKGKNGKNPGSVKSKSKPFHYVSSDGFNIYVGKNNYQNDELTFKMANGGDWWFHAKGIPGSHVVLITEGKEVPDRAFEEAASLAAYYSKGKEQQKVEIDYLKRKDVKKPSGAKPGFVVYYTNYSMVIGTDISSLKEIE encoded by the coding sequence ATGGCATTTGATGGCATTACAGTTGCAAATATTGTTAGAGACTTAAAAAGTGAATTACTTGGTGGCAGAATATATAAGATAGCACAGACTGAAAAAGATGAGCTACTTATCACAGTCAGAAGAGCTGTTGAAAACGGCGGGGGACAGAGAAGACTTTTTATGTCCTCGGATGCGTCATTGCCTTTGGTATATATGACTGATGAGAACAAGCAAAGTCCTATGACAGCGCCAAATTTTTGTATGCTGCTAAGAAAACATATACAAAATGGCAAGATCATAGCAGTGGAACAGCCGGGGCTTGAAAGAATTATCAGGATTGATGTTGAACATCTGGATGAAATGGGGGATCTTCGTCATAAAACGCTGCTCATTGAGTTAATGGGAAAATACAGCAATATTATTTTTGTTGATGAGGATAATAAAATTATAGATTCTATAAAGCATATACCTTCATCTGTAAGCTCAGTCAGAGAGGTGCTTCCCGGAAGAGACTATTTTGTCCCCAAAACTCAGGATAAGCTTGATCCGCTTTTGACAACAAAGGATGACTTTATGAGTATCATTCCTTCTAAAGGTCAGGCCATATTTAAGGCTCTTTACGGAACCTTTACAGGACTTTCACCCGTAATATCTCATGAAATATGCTATAGGGCGGGAGTGGATTCAGATAAATCTGCCATAGCACTGGAAAATTCTGAGCTTAATGATTTATGGACATCATTTGATCAAATGATGAATATTGTTAAAGAGAAGAAGTTTACGCCGGAACTTATTTATATAAATGGAAAGCCTAAGGAGTATGCAGCTGTTTCTCTTTCAATGTATCATGGTGGTGATTCCGAATATAAGGAATATGATGAGATATCATCACTACTTCTGGACTTTTATGCAGAAAAAAATACTGTAACCAGGATAAGACAAAAATCCTCAGATTTAAGAAAACTGGTAGCTACGGCGCTTGAGAGAAATATCAGGACACTGGATCTTCAGAATAATCAGCTTAAGGATACTGAAAAGAAAGATAAATATCGCATTTACGGAGAACTCCTTACTGTTTATGGGTACAGTGCGGAACCTGAGGCAAAATCCATAACAGTTAATGATTATAATTCAGGAAATGATGTAACCATCCCTCTTGATCCTACACTTTCTATTTCTCAAAATGCCAAAAAGTATTTCGACAGATATACAAAATTGAAAAGGACTGCAGAAGCGCTTGAAACTCAGATGAAGGAAGTGTCTCAGACTGTTTCACATCTTGAGTCTATAGCTGCGTCTTTAGATATTGCAAGGCAGGAGGATGATCTTACTGACATAAGGCGTGAGCTTATAGAAGGAGGATACATTAAGGGAAGCGCGGCTGAAAGACTAAACGGAAAAGGAAAGAACGGAAAAAATCCCGGATCCGTAAAGTCGAAGAGTAAACCTTTTCACTATGTAAGCAGCGATGGTTTTAATATTTATGTTGGTAAGAACAACTATCAGAATGATGAATTAACTTTCAAGATGGCTAATGGTGGGGACTGGTGGTTTCATGCAAAAGGAATTCCCGGTTCACATGTAGTGCTTATTACTGAAGGTAAAGAAGTTCCTGACAGAGCCTTTGAAGAGGCAGCTTCCCTCGCTGCTTATTATTCAAAAGGAAAAGAACAGCAGAAGGTTGAAATAGATTATCTTAAACGAAAAGATGTTAAAAAACCAAGTGGTGCAAAGCCGGGCTTTGTTGTGTACTACACAAATTATTCAATGGTTATAGGAACTGACATTTCATCATTAAAAGAAATTGAGTGA
- a CDS encoding hybrid sensor histidine kinase/response regulator codes for MKVKNSNNLIKIAIISGIIVAFILVFGTIFNGRSASSDTEAAVRNVSLLYLDELAARREQVVTATLNTYISNLKVATGLIGKSDLESVEALQDYQIRMKQLYNLEKFAFVDENGLIYTSKGTRTDIDQYDFDYQTLSGPEISIKTSKKEDMKLIVAIPVDRLPFENHTLLACFMEMDMSIFLEGLSLGGSNNSTTFCNIYTTDGTSLTNIVLGGLASESNLIHALKNAEFEKGYSVEKISNDFTDRNRGVVSFTYNGIKETLTYIPVHKTDWILTYLIRESVISEQIKTISNGIVFRSLFMSGLIAIVLTTVFIIFVIQIRKNDKLMLEKETSEVLQQELEERISLQDELLEQEEKRKQQDKMITALASDYRSVYYIDLDKDDGVCYRSDSNYYNDVKEGEHFKYSTAFKEYASNYVGKDYLEGFLDFIKPENIKKNLEDEAIIAYRYLVIKDGKESYEMLRMAGVTQSDENDEGDIHAVGVGFTDIDLEMRDNMSKNQALSDALKAAEEASKAKTVFLSNMSHEIRTPMNAIIGLDTLALHEPNLTEQAKDYLEKIGSSAQHLLSLINDILDMSRIESGRMVIKNEEFSFSQLIEQINIIFSSQCQDKGLDYNCNIKGELSDYYIGDSIKLRQVLVNILGNAVKFTNTGGKVDFSIEKIAGVDGKSSIQFKISDTGIGMSQEFLPKLFDTFSQENSGTSNQYGSSGLGMAISKSIIEMMNGKISVESKKGVGTTFTVTVTVIDSDRENDTYDNEIEIRPQDMNVLIIDDDQVALDHARLILGQAGINTEIALSGKAAIEMIKLHHARREPYNLIIVDWKMPEMDGIETTRQIREIIGDESAIIILTAYNWDEVLNEALEAGVDSFIAKPLLAGHLIEEIRNAFKRKNVLKVKEVKKADLEGKRILIAEDMAVNSQILMKVLALRKIESELAVNGKIALDMFKESKEGYYDAILMDMRMPEMDGLTATMNIRKIERADAKTIPIVALTANAFDEDVQKSLQAGLNAHLSKPVQPEVLFETLENLIQE; via the coding sequence ATGAAAGTAAAAAACAGTAATAATTTGATTAAAATCGCAATCATCAGCGGAATAATCGTTGCATTTATATTGGTTTTCGGGACTATATTTAACGGACGAAGTGCAAGCTCGGATACAGAAGCAGCTGTAAGAAATGTCAGTCTGCTCTATCTTGATGAACTTGCGGCAAGAAGAGAACAGGTTGTAACTGCAACACTAAATACATATATAAGTAATCTAAAGGTTGCTACCGGTCTGATCGGGAAAAGTGACCTTGAAAGTGTTGAGGCCCTTCAGGATTATCAGATAAGAATGAAACAGCTTTACAATCTGGAAAAATTTGCATTTGTTGATGAAAACGGTCTTATATACACATCAAAGGGAACAAGAACAGATATAGACCAATATGATTTCGATTATCAGACTCTTTCCGGGCCTGAGATTTCAATAAAAACGTCAAAAAAAGAAGATATGAAGCTAATAGTGGCCATACCGGTCGACAGGCTTCCATTTGAAAATCATACTTTGCTTGCATGCTTCATGGAAATGGACATGAGTATATTTCTGGAAGGGTTGTCGCTTGGAGGATCAAATAACAGTACCACCTTCTGCAATATATATACGACAGACGGAACGTCTCTTACCAATATTGTTTTAGGAGGGCTTGCAAGTGAGAGCAATCTTATCCATGCACTTAAGAATGCAGAATTTGAAAAAGGATACAGTGTTGAAAAAATAAGTAATGATTTTACTGACAGAAACAGAGGCGTTGTATCTTTTACCTATAATGGTATAAAGGAGACACTTACATATATTCCTGTTCACAAAACTGATTGGATACTGACATATCTTATACGAGAAAGTGTTATAAGTGAGCAGATAAAAACCATTTCAAATGGTATAGTTTTTCGCAGTCTTTTTATGTCAGGCTTGATTGCTATTGTATTAACGACTGTATTTATTATTTTTGTTATTCAGATCAGAAAGAACGACAAACTGATGCTTGAAAAAGAAACCTCTGAAGTTCTTCAACAGGAATTGGAAGAACGTATAAGTCTTCAGGATGAACTGCTCGAACAGGAGGAGAAGCGTAAACAGCAGGATAAGATGATTACGGCTCTGGCTTCGGACTATAGGAGTGTGTACTATATCGATCTTGATAAGGACGACGGGGTTTGCTATAGAAGTGACTCTAATTATTATAATGATGTTAAGGAAGGAGAACACTTTAAATACTCAACAGCCTTTAAGGAATATGCTTCAAATTATGTCGGTAAGGATTATCTTGAAGGTTTTCTGGATTTTATAAAACCTGAAAACATAAAGAAGAATCTGGAGGATGAAGCGATTATAGCCTACAGATATCTTGTAATAAAAGATGGTAAAGAAAGCTATGAAATGCTTCGTATGGCAGGTGTAACGCAATCGGATGAAAATGATGAAGGTGACATACATGCTGTCGGTGTAGGATTTACTGATATTGATCTCGAAATGCGTGATAACATGTCAAAGAACCAGGCACTTAGTGATGCATTAAAGGCTGCTGAAGAAGCAAGTAAAGCTAAGACAGTATTTTTATCAAATATGAGCCATGAGATAAGAACTCCGATGAATGCGATAATCGGACTGGATACTCTTGCTCTTCACGAACCGAATCTTACCGAGCAGGCAAAGGATTATCTTGAAAAAATCGGTTCTTCAGCTCAGCATCTGCTCAGTCTTATAAATGATATTCTCGACATGTCAAGGATAGAAAGCGGCCGAATGGTGATCAAGAATGAAGAGTTTTCTTTTTCACAACTTATTGAACAGATCAATATTATTTTCAGCAGTCAGTGTCAGGATAAGGGACTTGATTATAATTGCAATATAAAGGGAGAGCTTAGTGATTATTATATAGGTGATAGCATCAAGCTAAGACAGGTCCTTGTAAATATTCTCGGCAATGCGGTTAAATTCACAAATACAGGTGGCAAAGTTGATTTTTCTATTGAGAAAATAGCCGGGGTTGATGGAAAGTCCTCGATACAATTTAAAATAAGTGATACAGGCATTGGTATGAGCCAGGAGTTTTTACCTAAACTTTTCGATACCTTTAGTCAGGAAAACAGCGGCACATCAAATCAATATGGAAGCTCCGGTCTGGGAATGGCTATATCAAAGAGCATTATCGAAATGATGAATGGTAAGATAAGTGTTGAAAGTAAGAAAGGAGTAGGAACAACTTTTACTGTTACGGTTACTGTTATTGATTCTGACAGGGAAAATGATACTTACGACAATGAAATCGAAATTCGTCCACAGGACATGAATGTTCTTATAATAGATGATGATCAGGTCGCTTTGGATCATGCACGACTTATTCTTGGGCAGGCGGGAATCAATACGGAGATTGCTCTTTCAGGTAAAGCAGCCATTGAAATGATTAAACTTCACCATGCCAGAAGAGAACCGTATAATCTGATAATTGTGGATTGGAAGATGCCTGAAATGGATGGCATAGAGACAACAAGGCAAATACGGGAAATTATTGGAGACGAATCTGCTATTATAATCCTTACAGCATATAATTGGGATGAGGTATTAAATGAAGCACTTGAAGCAGGCGTTGACAGTTTTATAGCAAAGCCTTTGCTTGCGGGACATTTGATTGAAGAAATCAGGAATGCATTTAAGAGAAAGAACGTCTTAAAGGTAAAAGAAGTAAAAAAAGCAGATCTTGAAGGTAAAAGAATTCTGATAGCAGAAGATATGGCCGTAAATTCTCAAATTCTTATGAAGGTTCTTGCTTTAAGAAAAATTGAATCTGAGCTGGCAGTAAACGGAAAAATTGCTCTTGATATGTTTAAAGAAAGTAAGGAGGGCTACTATGATGCAATTTTGATGGATATGAGAATGCCTGAAATGGATGGACTAACAGCAACAATGAATATAAGAAAAATTGAAAGAGCGGATGCTAAAACAATACCGATAGTTGCGCTTACCGCAAATGCTTTTGATGAAGATGTTCAAAAGAGTCTTCAGGCCGGTTTGAATGCACATTTAAGTAAACCGGTTCAGCCGGAAGTTCTTTTTGAGACATTGGAAAATCTGATACAGGAATAA
- a CDS encoding Hpt domain-containing protein — MNISGISVADGLNFCGSKKAFLKFLNTFYNSIENKAAEIEDAYNDGNLGFYTTKVHSLKSTARIIGAFELSEMALMLEEAGRSGDVKCIEDNTARLLELYKSYRDRLSVLDKINEDDDCAQKEISPEYLEDAYNALKEIIPSMDYDAAEMVLDELKAYKLPADDKEKIKRLSMLLKKLKWDEMENILKNH, encoded by the coding sequence ATGAATATTTCAGGGATTTCAGTTGCTGATGGCTTGAATTTTTGCGGTAGCAAGAAAGCTTTTCTGAAATTTCTCAATACGTTTTACAACAGTATTGAAAATAAAGCAGCAGAGATTGAAGATGCTTATAATGATGGGAACCTTGGTTTTTACACGACCAAGGTTCACTCTTTGAAAAGTACTGCAAGAATAATAGGTGCTTTTGAACTGTCAGAAATGGCGCTTATGTTGGAAGAGGCCGGAAGATCCGGAGATGTAAAATGTATTGAGGACAATACCGCAAGGCTGCTTGAGTTGTATAAGAGTTATAGGGACAGACTTTCCGTACTTGATAAGATAAACGAAGATGATGACTGCGCCCAAAAAGAGATATCACCTGAATATCTTGAAGATGCGTATAACGCACTTAAGGAAATAATTCCTTCAATGGATTATGATGCAGCAGAGATGGTACTTGATGAGCTTAAGGCCTATAAATTACCTGCAGATGATAAAGAAAAGATTAAACGGCTTAGCATGCTTTTAAAAAAACTTAAATGGGATGAAATGGAAAATATCCTGAAGAATCATTAA
- a CDS encoding glycerophosphodiester phosphodiesterase family protein, whose product MKAQKYFYLIMISLFIFLIGCTNSNDLSKIEAMRDFFSETKYIIHACGIISDSEGNEYDYTNSREALENSYAKGNRIIEADFHYTSDHVLVCGHAWGDLYLEGKQLTPGEAPNYSDFLKCKVQDKFSVLTFDDIAKFMRQHEDLILVTDTKETDIDTYKKIAADYPDLKERFVVQIYHAKEFEKVRKVGFPYIIYTLYETEDFERTKKALLSAGKMPILGFTFHDSLTNDEEFMKTMKETGLPLFIHTINDDKEMENYLQKGISGIYTDRVDKADSK is encoded by the coding sequence ATGAAAGCACAAAAATATTTTTACCTCATAATGATTTCTTTATTTATTTTTCTTATAGGCTGTACTAATTCCAATGATCTTAGCAAAATTGAAGCTATGCGGGATTTTTTTTCAGAGACAAAGTATATCATTCATGCCTGCGGGATAATATCCGATTCAGAAGGAAATGAATACGATTATACGAATTCCAGAGAAGCACTTGAAAACAGCTACGCCAAAGGAAACAGAATTATTGAAGCGGATTTTCATTACACAAGCGACCATGTACTTGTTTGCGGTCATGCATGGGGAGATCTTTATCTTGAAGGAAAGCAGCTGACTCCTGGCGAAGCCCCAAACTACTCTGATTTTCTGAAATGTAAGGTTCAGGATAAATTTTCTGTCCTTACCTTTGACGATATTGCAAAGTTCATGCGGCAGCATGAAGATCTTATACTTGTAACAGATACAAAAGAAACCGATATTGATACTTATAAAAAAATAGCCGCTGATTATCCTGACCTTAAGGAAAGATTTGTGGTTCAGATTTACCACGCCAAAGAATTCGAAAAAGTAAGAAAAGTTGGTTTTCCCTACATCATATATACCCTATATGAAACCGAAGATTTTGAGCGAACAAAAAAAGCACTCTTAAGTGCCGGTAAAATGCCAATCCTGGGATTTACTTTTCATGATAGTCTGACTAATGATGAGGAATTTATGAAAACAATGAAAGAGACCGGGTTACCTCTCTTCATCCATACCATCAATGATGATAAAGAAATGGAAAATTACCTTCAAAAGGGTATAAGCGGAATCTACACAGACCGTGTTGATAAAGCGGACTCAAAATAA